One segment of Solanum stenotomum isolate F172 chromosome 1, ASM1918654v1, whole genome shotgun sequence DNA contains the following:
- the LOC125861625 gene encoding receptor-like cytosolic serine/threonine-protein kinase RBK2 yields MVVRNIFCGACNMKSAKGISMDAEHTSGNLSASASAQDLRMFEMEREKHDDSSPRGVMEVGIRNPENGSISPKDKPSGSQTRLSNPRTSSRWHKFFKMWKRSSVKRLPSFPPLAVPMMSTRKSRSARENVAAGIYHFTSSWKNFSLSELKNATNNFSKENLIGKGGYAEVYKGCLPDGQLIAVKRLNKGTEAQQEQSFLCEIGTIAHVDHPNTARMVGYGVEGGTYLVLQLSSQGSLGSFLRGSREKLDWAARYKIIFGIANGLMYLHENCQRRIIHRDIKADNILLTEDFVPQICDFGLAKWLPKEWTHHNVGKFEGTFGYFAPEYFMHGTVDEKTDVFSFGVLLLEIITGRQALDDSQQSLVIWAKPLLHQHNVKELIDPVLGDNYNPKEMNRVIITAGLCVEQNPLMRPRMNQAIILMKTEDDCYKQNFLRKRTYSEELLDAAEYNSTKCLNEFKQLNLRSSVSENNMKTSAA; encoded by the exons ATGGTTGTTAGAAACATCTTTTGTGGTGCTTGTAATAT GAAATCTGCTAAGGGAATCAGTATGGATGCAGAACATACCTCAGGAAATCTGTCTGCGTCGGCTTCTGCTCAAG ACCTCAGAATGTTTGAGATGGAAAGGGAGAAACATGATGATTCTTCTCCAAGAGGAGTTATGGAAGTGGGCATCAGAAACCCAGAGAATGGCTCCATTTCTCCTAAAGACAAACCCTCAGGTTCTCAAACCAGGTTGTCTAATCCACGAACGTCCTCTCGCTGGCATAAGTTCTTCAAGATGTGGAAAAGAAGTTCCGTCAAGAGATTACCTTCTTTTCCACCGTTAGCTGTGCCAATGATGTCGACAAGGAAAAGCAGAAGTGCGAGGGAGAATGTGGCAGCGGGAATCTACCACTTCACATCTTCCTGGAAGAACTTCAGCCTATCTGAACTGAAAAACGCTACCAACAATTTTAGCAAAG AAAACTTGATTGGCAAAGGAGGGTACGCTGAAGTTTACAAGGGTTGTTTACCTGATGGTCAGCTTATCGCGGTTAAGCGCCTCAATAAGGGTACAGAAGCGCAGCAGGAACAAAGTTTCCTATGTGAAATAGGTACTATAGCACACGTAGACCATCCTAATACTGCAAGGATGGTTGGTTATGGAGTGGAAGGAGGGACATACCTAGTTCTTCAACTATCTTCTCAAGGGAGCTTAGGATCATTTCTTCGTG GCTCAAGGGAAAAACTAGATTGGGCTGCCAGgtacaaaataatatttggaaTAGCAAATGGCCTAATGTACCTTCACGAGAATTGCCAAAGGCGGATTATACACAGAGATATTAAAGCTGATAATATTCTACTTACGGAGGATTTTGTGCCTCAG ATTTGTGACTTTGGCCTTGCAAAGTGGCTTCCTAAAGAGTGGACACATCATAATGTGGGCAAGTTTGAAGGCACATTTGG TTATTTCGCTCCGGAGTATTTTATGCATGGCACTGTCGATGAGAAAACTGATGTATTTTCATTTGGTGTGCTGCTATTGGAGATAATAACTGGAAGGCAAGCACTAGATGATTCACAGCAGAGCCTTGTGATTTGG GCAAAGCCTTTGCTCCATCAGCACAACGTCAAAGAACTAATTGATCCTGTTCTTGGTGATAACTACAATCCAAAAGAGATGAACCGAGTTATTATAACTGCTGGCTTATGTGTAGAACAAAATCCACTTATGCGACCTCGAATGAATCAG GCTATCATCCTAATGAAGACTGAAGACGACTGCTACAAGCAGAATTTCCTGCGAAAGAGGACATATTCAGAAGAACTCTTGGATGCAGCAGAGTACAACTCGACGAAATGCCTGAATGAATTTAAACAGCTTAATCTAAGAAGTTCAGTTTCTGAAAACAACATGAAGACCTCAGCAGCTTAG
- the LOC125855436 gene encoding probable E3 ubiquitin-protein ligase ZFP1, whose translation MAKKEGGRRVWDPQLNLTPTSGLVDESESDYDSDYLRDLFGDVVESDDYEDEEEITGEFIDQYQPQPNNHYLLDHNLTLDYHIYNQQSSFDQPTSEFIDDDDVTTESESDDDDVDDIIYLLGLLEAIVSYEEGNEEVTEEIIGNMMKTRIHCGSDDGEEIICVICQCEYENDETIGTLECQHEYHSSCIKEWLLKGKRSCPICRSSVLPS comes from the exons CCAACAAGTGGACTGGTTGATGAAAGTGAATCCGATTATGATTCCGATTATCTGAGAGACTTATTCGGAGATGTTGTGGAAAGCGACGATTACGAAGACGAGGAGGAG ATAACAGGGGAATTCATTGATCAATATCAACCTCAACCAAATAATCACTACTTATTGGATCACAATTTAACTCTggattatcatatatataatcaacaaAGTTCCTTTGATCAGCCAACATCTGAATTCATCGATGATGATGATGTCACAACTGAAAGTGAATccgatgatgatgatgttgatgacATAATTTATTTGTTAGGCTTATTGGAAGCTATTGTGTCCTATGAGGAAGGCAATGAGGAGGTTACAGAGGAGATTAtaggaaatatgatgaaaacaaGAATTCATTGTGGTAGTGACGATGGAGAAGAAATAATATGTGTTATTTGCCAATGTGAATATGAGAATGATGAGACAATTGGCACTCTTGAATGTCAACATGAATATCACTCAAGCTGTATAAAGGAATGGTTGCTGAAGGGGAAGAGATCTTGTCCAATTTGTAGGTCTTCAGTTTTACCGTCATAG